A region of Desulfovibrio inopinatus DSM 10711 DNA encodes the following proteins:
- a CDS encoding Hpt domain-containing protein, producing the protein MSSRLIDTIHLHFTQTLGLPESDVEELLTVAKQTLAEGLVGLESSFDHNDVTKVRYWAHSLKGNFQNLGLYELAQHTLTMENAAQAKDITAAAGMLMPVKTAIDHILNPETDSGTPVLPPEMT; encoded by the coding sequence ATGAGTAGCCGCCTCATAGACACAATCCACCTGCACTTCACGCAGACGTTAGGGTTGCCGGAATCGGATGTCGAAGAGCTTCTTACGGTCGCCAAACAGACGCTGGCCGAAGGTCTCGTGGGCCTGGAATCAAGTTTTGATCACAACGATGTGACCAAAGTGCGGTATTGGGCCCACAGCCTCAAAGGCAATTTCCAAAACCTGGGCCTCTATGAACTCGCGCAACATACCCTCACTATGGAAAATGCAGCGCAAGCAAAAGACATCACGGCTGCAGCCGGCATGCTCATGCCCGTTAAAACAGCCATTGATCATATCCTCAACCCGGAAACCGATTCCGGCACGCCGGTGCTTCCCCCCGAAATGACGTGA
- a CDS encoding glycosyltransferase family 2 protein, whose translation MISILVTTKNESLNLADCLDCVSFCDDIVVLDSYSEDGTPDIASVCGARVYQRRFDDYASNLNYALTAIPYRHRFVFVLDADERVSPQLADNLVRASQESGDIAAFRVKRRDFFHGRVLRRVQTTPLYVRLLRPEKVHFTRLVHQQAVVDGPLADVDGWLDHYPFSKGLAQWLDRHRVYAEFEAQQCLLEMRARPDMQSMTTDMHVALFAKDFNRRRQAQKRIFSRLPCRWLIRFAYFMFARAGFLDGWPGISYIILMSWYEYRISIIRRRLRSSSS comes from the coding sequence GTGATCTCGATTCTCGTGACGACAAAAAACGAATCGCTTAATCTGGCAGATTGTCTGGATTGCGTGTCGTTTTGCGACGACATTGTCGTCTTGGACTCATACTCAGAGGACGGAACACCAGATATTGCAAGCGTTTGCGGCGCACGCGTCTACCAGCGCCGTTTTGATGATTACGCTTCCAACCTCAATTACGCACTCACGGCAATCCCCTATCGTCATCGTTTTGTATTTGTGCTCGATGCCGATGAACGAGTCAGTCCACAGTTGGCCGACAATCTGGTGCGTGCATCACAAGAATCAGGTGATATCGCAGCCTTTCGGGTTAAGCGGCGAGATTTCTTTCACGGTCGAGTTCTCCGTCGAGTCCAAACCACTCCACTCTATGTGCGTTTGTTACGGCCGGAGAAAGTTCATTTCACTCGGCTGGTTCATCAACAAGCCGTCGTCGACGGCCCTCTTGCCGATGTCGATGGGTGGCTTGATCATTATCCATTTAGCAAAGGCCTTGCCCAATGGCTTGACCGACACCGCGTATATGCTGAGTTCGAAGCGCAACAGTGTTTGTTGGAAATGCGCGCTCGACCTGATATGCAGTCAATGACGACCGACATGCACGTTGCCCTGTTCGCAAAAGACTTCAATCGGCGACGCCAAGCTCAAAAGCGCATATTTTCTCGGCTCCCTTGCCGATGGCTCATACGGTTTGCATATTTCATGTTTGCCAGAGCCGGATTTCTCGATGGATGGCCGGGTATATCCTATATCATCTTGATGAGTTGGTACGAATACCGTATATCAATTATCCGAAGAAGATTACGTTCCTCATCTTCATAA
- a CDS encoding WcaI family glycosyltransferase has protein sequence MRILIIGLNYSPELVGVGPYTTDLAQFLNQRGHHVHVLAGPPYYPQWRRTPHTDLPDATSHNAKASIHVTRCPVWIPRTPSGARRLLHLTSFGLSVLPVALAVSRRFRPDRVLAIAPTLTSAPTALLVAQMVHAPTWLHLHDLEWHLASRLGFLGQTGGRWAATIGSRLVRAFDGISTLSAPMAATLAHHGVTVAQHHIFPNWVDMDQFRPDPAARLRLRQRLGLAPQSLVVLFCGSMGAKQHLPGLIHLAARYRDQPLLQFALCGDGPIKQQLESTVQAMGLRNVVFGPLFSAEEFPGMLPGADVHYAVQNSGVATACLPSKIGPILACGGRLLASSELATAAPDLVQNAEDAISLAHTSHDDIACALNRILAQDTTSPSDSARFAANRLLSKDVVLKKFEEALMKGVNV, from the coding sequence ATGCGTATTCTCATTATCGGCCTCAATTATTCTCCTGAACTCGTCGGGGTCGGTCCGTACACAACGGACCTTGCGCAATTTCTGAACCAACGTGGTCATCATGTCCATGTTCTTGCCGGACCGCCATATTACCCACAATGGCGACGCACACCGCACACCGACCTCCCCGATGCCACCTCTCACAATGCCAAGGCATCCATTCACGTAACACGTTGTCCAGTGTGGATTCCAAGAACACCGTCAGGCGCCCGTCGACTTCTCCATCTTACAAGTTTCGGTCTCTCTGTCTTGCCGGTGGCGTTAGCGGTTTCTCGTCGGTTTCGTCCCGATCGTGTTCTTGCCATTGCGCCAACGTTGACATCGGCTCCGACAGCACTCCTCGTAGCTCAAATGGTCCATGCTCCGACTTGGCTCCACCTTCATGACCTTGAATGGCACCTTGCCTCCCGTCTGGGATTTTTAGGACAAACAGGAGGGCGGTGGGCTGCAACCATTGGTTCACGCCTGGTTCGTGCATTCGACGGTATTTCGACGTTATCCGCTCCCATGGCAGCAACACTCGCACATCATGGTGTTACTGTCGCACAACACCATATTTTTCCAAATTGGGTGGATATGGATCAATTCCGACCAGACCCGGCAGCCCGACTTCGTCTTCGTCAGCGCCTGGGCCTTGCCCCTCAGTCTCTTGTCGTCTTGTTTTGTGGCAGTATGGGTGCCAAACAGCACTTGCCCGGTCTTATACATCTTGCAGCCCGATACAGAGACCAGCCTCTCCTCCAATTTGCACTCTGTGGAGATGGTCCGATCAAACAGCAACTCGAATCAACCGTGCAGGCCATGGGCCTGCGAAATGTCGTCTTTGGGCCACTTTTTTCCGCTGAAGAATTTCCCGGCATGCTACCTGGAGCAGATGTCCATTATGCGGTACAAAATTCAGGAGTCGCCACAGCGTGCCTTCCTTCGAAAATCGGTCCGATTCTCGCGTGTGGAGGACGCCTCTTGGCCTCTTCCGAGCTTGCAACGGCAGCTCCAGATCTGGTCCAAAACGCTGAAGATGCAATCAGCCTTGCACACACCTCCCATGATGATATTGCCTGCGCGTTGAATCGTATTCTTGCCCAAGACACCACCTCCCCTTCAGACAGCGCTCGATTTGCAGCAAATCGACTTTTAAGCAAAGACGTTGTCTTGAAAAAATTTGAAGAGGCCCTTATGAAAGGAGTGAATGTCTAG
- the fcl gene encoding GDP-L-fucose synthase, which produces MSSWKKIHVAGHRGLVGSAVARRLERDSDVEILTATHSELDLCDRIAVDRFYADTQPDAVILAAAKVGGIYANDATPADFIRDNLLIQTSVIDAAYRNGVKKLVFLGSSCIYPKFAPQPMTEDALLTGALEPTNQWYAIAKIAGIKMAQAYRRQYNFDAISLMPTNLYGPGDNFNLTTSHVLPALLRKFHEAQIQGNPTVTVWGTGQALREFLHVDDLADAVVFCLENYSDEEIVNVGTGKDLRIAELAELIAQVVGFEGEIVYDTDKPDGTPRKLLDTTKLTGIGWTPTISLKDGIATTYAWFLDNIDHLRNAG; this is translated from the coding sequence ATGTCTTCCTGGAAAAAAATACATGTTGCAGGACATCGGGGCTTGGTAGGCTCGGCCGTTGCCCGCCGCCTTGAACGCGACAGCGATGTTGAAATATTAACGGCCACGCATAGTGAACTCGATCTGTGTGACCGCATCGCGGTTGATCGTTTCTATGCTGACACCCAACCCGACGCCGTCATTCTAGCCGCCGCAAAAGTCGGCGGCATTTATGCCAATGACGCCACCCCGGCCGACTTCATTCGGGACAATCTCCTCATTCAAACCAGCGTTATCGATGCAGCGTATCGAAACGGTGTAAAAAAACTCGTTTTTCTTGGTTCATCATGCATTTATCCCAAATTTGCTCCTCAACCGATGACCGAAGATGCCTTGCTGACGGGCGCTCTTGAGCCGACCAACCAATGGTATGCTATTGCCAAAATCGCCGGCATTAAAATGGCGCAGGCCTACCGTCGACAATACAACTTTGATGCCATCAGCCTTATGCCAACCAACCTGTATGGTCCGGGCGATAACTTCAATTTGACCACATCTCACGTTCTTCCGGCGCTTTTACGTAAATTCCATGAAGCCCAAATCCAGGGCAACCCAACCGTGACGGTGTGGGGTACTGGTCAAGCCCTTCGAGAATTTCTGCATGTGGACGATTTGGCTGATGCCGTTGTGTTTTGTCTGGAAAATTACAGTGATGAAGAAATAGTCAATGTCGGTACAGGAAAAGATCTCCGCATAGCGGAACTTGCTGAACTGATCGCCCAGGTTGTCGGTTTTGAGGGAGAGATTGTGTACGATACGGATAAACCCGACGGCACTCCGCGCAAGCTTCTTGATACGACGAAGCTCACAGGCATAGGTTGGACGCCGACCATTTCACTCAAGGATGGCATTGCGACCACGTATGCGTGGTTTCTGGACAACATCGACCACTTGCGCAACGCAGGTTAA
- a CDS encoding aldehyde ferredoxin oxidoreductase family protein gives MYGFHGRMLFIDLTQCEARIVPTPALAAEVFGGKGLATHLMLEHIPAGADALGPENRLIFAAGPFCGTRIWGGSRYGVFTKSPLTGGYCESYSGGAAPESVDAAGYDAVIVSGTAAVPTVLRIHPEGCDFLEAEDIWGMESFAAEDAVKQRFTLEKSEYGKPAALVIGPAGERGVRFAVINNDYWRCAGRTGAGTVMGSKRLKAVLFQGDRKRPLADTEGVAAYSKAFAAAGKDNPGVKAYKKFGTTMMVALMNTAGAFPTRYWEAGECEHWEKISGETYHNEHDITAHACRKCFMACGRMATISKGRHTGLKLEGPEYETIYVFGGLCMIDDMAEIAYLNDLCDQLGMDTITAGNLCAFAIEAVKRGKLEYDIDYGQVDAIAGLLREIAARTGTGALLADGIVPAAKTLGLEDLAVHVKGLEPPGYDPRALKGMGLAYAVSCRGACHLRSTFYKPELAGMIAPDAIEGKAKLFTDFEDRLTLFDTFILCRFYRDLYSWEKLIELMPYVFGQELTKDDLRRIASRVTDMTREFNLREGLGPETDTLPQKLLTEALPSGKRITPQEIEQLVADYYAERGWDASGRLQY, from the coding sequence ATGTACGGATTTCACGGACGAATGTTATTCATTGATCTGACACAATGTGAGGCGCGTATTGTTCCGACACCCGCTCTTGCCGCTGAGGTTTTTGGGGGAAAAGGACTCGCGACACACCTTATGCTCGAACATATTCCTGCTGGAGCGGATGCGCTTGGACCGGAGAACCGGTTGATCTTTGCAGCAGGACCGTTTTGCGGGACACGAATTTGGGGAGGAAGCCGGTATGGCGTCTTTACAAAGTCACCGCTGACCGGTGGATACTGTGAATCGTATTCCGGCGGTGCCGCTCCGGAATCGGTCGATGCTGCTGGGTATGACGCCGTGATTGTGTCCGGTACGGCTGCTGTCCCCACGGTCTTGCGCATTCATCCGGAGGGATGCGATTTTCTTGAAGCTGAAGATATCTGGGGCATGGAGTCCTTTGCCGCCGAAGATGCTGTGAAACAGCGATTCACGCTGGAGAAATCTGAATACGGCAAACCCGCCGCATTGGTCATCGGTCCGGCAGGAGAGCGAGGCGTACGCTTTGCCGTAATCAACAATGATTATTGGCGATGCGCAGGTCGAACCGGTGCCGGTACGGTCATGGGGTCGAAACGCCTGAAGGCAGTTCTGTTCCAAGGCGATCGTAAACGGCCTTTGGCGGACACTGAAGGGGTAGCAGCGTATTCCAAGGCGTTTGCTGCTGCCGGGAAGGATAATCCCGGCGTAAAGGCATACAAAAAATTCGGCACCACGATGATGGTTGCCTTGATGAATACCGCCGGAGCTTTCCCGACGCGATATTGGGAAGCAGGGGAATGCGAGCATTGGGAGAAAATTTCCGGAGAAACATATCACAATGAGCATGACATCACCGCGCATGCATGCCGGAAATGCTTCATGGCTTGTGGGCGCATGGCAACGATCTCCAAAGGGCGGCATACCGGCCTCAAGCTTGAGGGGCCAGAGTATGAAACCATTTATGTTTTCGGTGGGCTGTGCATGATCGACGATATGGCCGAGATCGCCTATCTCAATGATCTCTGCGATCAACTCGGCATGGACACCATTACAGCCGGCAACCTCTGCGCGTTTGCCATTGAAGCGGTTAAACGGGGCAAACTCGAATACGATATCGATTACGGACAGGTTGATGCCATTGCAGGCCTGTTGCGTGAGATTGCCGCCAGGACTGGGACTGGAGCATTGTTGGCAGATGGCATTGTTCCGGCCGCCAAGACGTTGGGGCTTGAAGATCTTGCCGTGCATGTCAAAGGTTTGGAGCCCCCTGGATATGATCCGCGGGCATTGAAAGGCATGGGTTTAGCGTATGCGGTCTCCTGTCGCGGAGCCTGTCATTTGCGGTCTACTTTTTACAAGCCGGAACTGGCCGGCATGATTGCCCCCGATGCCATTGAAGGCAAAGCAAAGCTCTTTACCGACTTTGAAGATCGTTTGACCTTGTTCGACACGTTTATATTGTGTCGGTTCTATCGTGACTTATACTCTTGGGAAAAACTCATCGAACTGATGCCGTATGTTTTCGGACAGGAATTGACGAAAGATGATTTGCGCCGCATCGCTTCACGGGTGACCGACATGACGCGTGAATTCAATTTACGTGAAGGCCTGGGGCCGGAAACGGACACACTTCCGCAGAAACTTCTTACCGAAGCATTGCCCTCGGGAAAGCGCATCACACCACAAGAAATTGAACAGCTTGTTGCCGATTATTATGCAGAACGCGGCTGGGATGCGTCAGGTCGTCTCCAATATTGA
- a CDS encoding ABC transporter ATP-binding protein → MPFLEIKSLNVSYGDVQVIFDLSLNVNKGEAVSIIGGNGAGKTTLLKTLSGLLTPQSGDVIFDGQSVYGAAPDDVVKAGIIHVPEGRRLFSLMNVEDNLLVGAYNKKAYEQRKKTLEYVYDMFPRLRERSEQLAMTLSGGEQQMVAIARGLMALPKILMLDEPSLGLAPILMQEIFRTVRQIADAGTTVLLVEQDVRQSLGMSDRGYVLEHGRVAMEGPAQELVENPHVKTAYLGI, encoded by the coding sequence ATGCCATTTCTTGAGATCAAATCCCTCAATGTATCCTACGGTGACGTCCAGGTCATTTTTGATCTGAGTCTCAATGTCAATAAAGGGGAAGCTGTCTCTATCATAGGTGGCAACGGGGCTGGAAAAACAACGTTGCTGAAAACGTTGTCTGGCCTGCTTACTCCCCAATCGGGAGACGTCATCTTCGATGGTCAGTCGGTGTATGGTGCGGCTCCCGATGATGTGGTGAAGGCTGGTATTATTCACGTGCCGGAAGGACGTCGGCTGTTTTCGTTAATGAATGTTGAAGACAACCTTCTTGTCGGCGCTTATAATAAAAAGGCCTATGAACAGCGAAAAAAGACGCTGGAATATGTCTATGATATGTTTCCGCGTTTACGCGAGCGTTCGGAACAACTTGCAATGACGTTGTCCGGTGGAGAACAGCAAATGGTGGCCATTGCTCGTGGGCTTATGGCATTGCCTAAAATTCTCATGCTCGATGAACCGTCACTTGGACTTGCTCCTATCTTGATGCAAGAGATTTTTCGCACCGTTCGGCAGATCGCGGATGCAGGCACGACCGTTCTCCTTGTGGAACAAGATGTGCGTCAGTCGCTTGGTATGTCGGACCGAGGGTATGTCTTGGAACATGGCCGTGTGGCGATGGAAGGACCAGCCCAAGAACTTGTGGAGAATCCTCACGTCAAAACAGCGTATCTGGGGATTTAA
- a CDS encoding ABC transporter ATP-binding protein, which produces MSMLEIQNMTKDFGGLRAIDDLSITIEPGQILGLIGPNGAGKSTAFNCVAGVYKPTVGRILFDGDDITTAKPWDLCKKGMARTFQIVKPFATKSVLFNVMIGAFAHTDHTGRAESIAMETLEFLDMADKRDISAGSLTISDRKRLEIARALATKPKLLLLDEVMAGLRPTEVDDIIEVFQRVRDSGVTIFVIEHIMRAIMTLSDEIVVIQFGRKICQGNPEYVACDENVIKAYLGDDYAIS; this is translated from the coding sequence ATGAGTATGCTTGAAATTCAAAATATGACCAAGGACTTTGGTGGGTTGCGTGCAATCGACGATTTGAGCATCACCATTGAGCCCGGACAGATTCTTGGACTCATTGGCCCCAACGGGGCCGGGAAGTCGACCGCCTTCAACTGTGTGGCAGGTGTCTATAAACCCACTGTCGGTCGCATTTTGTTCGATGGCGATGACATTACTACGGCAAAGCCCTGGGACTTATGCAAGAAAGGCATGGCCAGAACGTTCCAGATCGTTAAACCGTTTGCGACAAAATCTGTTTTGTTCAATGTCATGATTGGGGCGTTTGCTCATACCGATCACACCGGTCGTGCTGAATCCATTGCCATGGAAACGCTCGAATTCCTCGATATGGCCGATAAAAGGGACATCTCTGCAGGATCCTTGACGATTTCTGATCGAAAGCGTCTCGAGATTGCTCGAGCCTTGGCAACGAAGCCCAAACTCCTCCTGTTAGACGAAGTCATGGCCGGCCTGCGTCCAACTGAAGTTGATGATATCATTGAGGTTTTTCAACGTGTGCGTGATAGTGGCGTCACGATTTTCGTCATTGAGCATATCATGCGCGCGATTATGACGTTGTCTGATGAAATCGTCGTTATCCAATTTGGCAGGAAAATTTGTCAGGGCAATCCTGAATATGTCGCCTGCGATGAAAACGTCATTAAGGCCTACCTGGGAGACGATTATGCCATTTCTTGA
- a CDS encoding branched-chain amino acid ABC transporter permease yields MQRDTFKKYSLAALVALAFAFPLVVSNPTYVHILIMLYLFAYMTTCWNVVGGFAGVLPLGHSVFVGIGAYTSTVLWLQYGISPWLGMLVGGVIAAAVGYLIGKPTLKMRGAYFALSTMAFVEGVRVIVENVDKIGPFKLNGPRGLNIAPLPPEAAGFWSFQFDSKEPYYYIILIMLIAMVALTRFLSRSKLGYCLYAGGEEPEAAQALGVNVTRYKIIAMIISSFSIALAGTFLAQLTLFIYPKSVLTLDLSFELAFIALIGGRGSIAGPIIGSFLLRPVGEFSRIYLADSLPGMHLIIYGVILIVVMLYQPRGLTEPLTRLFDRLLDRLFGKETPPNGKPSAGNSSSSRSASTEVTSS; encoded by the coding sequence ATGCAACGCGACACCTTCAAAAAATACAGCCTGGCCGCACTTGTGGCATTGGCATTTGCGTTTCCTTTGGTCGTGTCCAACCCGACCTATGTTCACATTCTTATAATGCTCTATCTCTTTGCCTACATGACCACGTGTTGGAATGTGGTGGGTGGTTTTGCTGGCGTGTTACCACTTGGACACTCCGTATTTGTTGGGATTGGAGCCTACACATCCACCGTACTCTGGTTGCAGTATGGTATAAGCCCGTGGCTCGGTATGTTGGTCGGCGGGGTGATTGCCGCCGCCGTGGGATATCTCATCGGCAAGCCGACATTGAAAATGCGCGGAGCTTATTTTGCCTTGAGCACCATGGCCTTTGTGGAAGGCGTACGTGTCATTGTTGAAAATGTGGATAAGATCGGGCCCTTTAAACTCAATGGTCCCCGTGGACTCAACATTGCGCCATTGCCGCCTGAGGCTGCCGGCTTTTGGTCGTTCCAATTCGATTCGAAAGAGCCCTATTACTATATTATTCTCATTATGCTCATCGCGATGGTGGCATTGACGCGATTTCTCTCTCGGTCCAAGTTGGGGTACTGTCTCTATGCTGGTGGTGAAGAACCGGAAGCTGCGCAGGCGCTTGGCGTCAATGTTACGCGGTACAAGATTATTGCCATGATCATCAGTTCCTTTTCCATTGCTTTGGCCGGAACCTTCCTGGCGCAACTAACACTCTTTATTTACCCGAAAAGCGTGCTGACGCTCGATTTATCGTTTGAGCTTGCGTTTATCGCACTAATCGGTGGACGAGGGAGCATTGCCGGCCCCATCATCGGAAGTTTTCTCTTACGTCCGGTAGGGGAATTTAGCCGAATATATCTCGCCGATTCCTTGCCGGGCATGCACCTTATTATTTACGGGGTCATCCTGATTGTTGTCATGCTCTATCAACCTCGCGGATTGACCGAGCCGTTGACCCGACTGTTTGACCGGCTGCTTGATCGTTTGTTTGGTAAAGAAACGCCTCCAAACGGAAAACCCTCAGCCGGCAATTCGTCCTCATCACGTTCTGCTTCCACTGAGGTGACGTCGTCATGA
- a CDS encoding branched-chain amino acid ABC transporter permease: MDFIFFLQDLINGVLMGLIYGLVALGLTLIFGVLKVINFAHGSFIMVGMFVAYWAVSLTGLHPYLALALVVPTMFIFGYFTQDLLIKPVFRAERDVREPTTVIIVTTGMWYILDNLALLIFGPDYRALSPNPLKGQMIELGQLFISVPKLWGALASVATAVGLFLFLSKTRLGRAVRATSLDREAAGLMGINQWKIYNIAFGLGTAVAGIAGVALTPFNNVYPTVGIPFDVKSFVIVVLGGLGSIPGALIGGVIIGLIESLGPIFMTSTWTEAIVYGLFLLVLFVRPTGLFGQKFDW, translated from the coding sequence ATGGACTTCATCTTCTTTTTACAAGACCTCATAAACGGCGTGCTCATGGGGCTGATTTACGGCCTGGTTGCTTTGGGACTGACGCTGATTTTCGGAGTGCTCAAAGTTATCAACTTTGCGCATGGCTCTTTTATCATGGTCGGTATGTTTGTGGCCTACTGGGCTGTCAGCTTGACGGGATTGCATCCCTACCTCGCGCTTGCCCTGGTTGTTCCGACCATGTTTATTTTTGGGTATTTCACCCAGGATCTGTTGATCAAACCTGTCTTTCGTGCCGAACGTGATGTTCGTGAACCCACGACAGTTATTATTGTCACCACGGGAATGTGGTACATTCTTGATAACTTGGCTCTGCTCATCTTTGGTCCAGACTACCGGGCGCTTTCGCCGAACCCCTTGAAAGGGCAGATGATCGAGCTGGGACAACTCTTTATTTCCGTGCCGAAACTCTGGGGTGCTCTGGCCAGTGTGGCCACTGCCGTTGGCCTGTTCCTGTTTCTTTCCAAAACCCGACTTGGTCGCGCTGTGCGTGCTACCAGTCTGGATCGCGAAGCCGCCGGTTTGATGGGCATCAATCAGTGGAAAATTTATAATATCGCTTTTGGCCTGGGGACGGCCGTAGCCGGGATTGCCGGGGTCGCGTTGACACCGTTTAACAACGTGTATCCAACCGTCGGTATTCCGTTTGACGTTAAATCCTTCGTCATTGTCGTGCTCGGTGGACTCGGCTCCATTCCTGGAGCGCTCATAGGCGGGGTGATCATCGGACTTATAGAGTCTCTCGGTCCGATTTTTATGACCTCGACCTGGACCGAAGCCATTGTTTACGGATTGTTCCTCCTGGTCCTGTTCGTCAGACCGACGGGATTGTTCGGCCAAAAATTCGACTGGTAA
- a CDS encoding ABC transporter substrate-binding protein produces the protein MKRFFLCFATVCLSLAFAMQATAAGTVKVGNILPLSGPSASVGLQGKNAREMAVEEINAAGGIKSLGGAKIELLYADSKSDPNVGVTEAERFINNDKVNVLTGAWNSGVTYPSTAVAERYGIPYIVPVSVRDTITERGFKNVFRIAAKDSWWTRDQFAFLKEMEKEFGEDLKTVAFVYENGDWGTGFAAQWEKLAKENGFEVVLNEPYPSTATDLTPVVNKIRRARPDVLLLTSNAADAILLTNTLADYKVRPKVILGSGGGHADPTFLSGAGNNARYVFDIVEWEADVNKPGAKETNAKYKERYGSNLTGEAVDAYVAMYVLADALERAGSLEPAKIREALASTDLKTGPGMIVTYDSVKFDESGQNENAALSVVQINDLGSGLERITVWPKSARRAGYTPVFPMPKN, from the coding sequence ATGAAGCGCTTTTTTCTGTGTTTCGCCACTGTCTGCCTGAGCTTGGCCTTCGCCATGCAAGCCACTGCCGCCGGTACGGTCAAAGTCGGCAACATTCTGCCTCTGTCTGGCCCGTCTGCATCCGTCGGTTTGCAAGGCAAGAATGCACGCGAAATGGCGGTTGAAGAAATCAACGCAGCAGGCGGCATCAAGTCTCTTGGCGGTGCCAAAATCGAACTGCTCTATGCCGACTCCAAATCCGACCCTAACGTCGGCGTGACCGAAGCCGAGCGCTTCATCAATAATGATAAAGTCAATGTTCTTACGGGCGCGTGGAACTCCGGGGTCACCTATCCTTCCACAGCTGTTGCCGAACGCTACGGTATTCCCTACATCGTGCCCGTGTCTGTTCGTGACACCATCACGGAACGTGGCTTCAAAAATGTGTTCCGTATTGCCGCTAAAGACTCCTGGTGGACGCGTGACCAGTTCGCCTTCCTCAAAGAAATGGAAAAGGAGTTCGGCGAAGATCTCAAGACCGTCGCTTTTGTCTATGAAAACGGCGACTGGGGAACGGGATTTGCGGCGCAGTGGGAAAAGCTGGCCAAAGAAAATGGTTTTGAAGTCGTATTGAACGAACCCTATCCGTCCACGGCGACCGACCTGACCCCAGTGGTCAATAAAATTCGTCGTGCCCGTCCCGATGTGCTGTTGCTGACCTCCAATGCGGCCGATGCTATTCTGCTGACCAACACACTGGCCGACTATAAAGTTCGTCCCAAAGTTATCCTCGGTTCCGGTGGCGGCCATGCCGACCCCACCTTCCTCAGCGGTGCCGGTAACAACGCTCGCTATGTCTTCGACATTGTGGAATGGGAAGCGGACGTTAACAAACCAGGAGCCAAAGAAACCAACGCGAAATATAAAGAACGTTACGGCTCCAACCTGACTGGTGAAGCTGTTGACGCGTATGTGGCCATGTATGTCCTGGCCGATGCACTTGAGCGCGCCGGTTCCCTTGAGCCCGCAAAAATTCGTGAAGCACTGGCCTCGACCGATCTCAAGACCGGCCCGGGCATGATTGTCACCTATGACTCCGTCAAGTTCGATGAGTCTGGACAAAACGAAAATGCTGCCCTGTCGGTGGTTCAGATCAATGATCTCGGGAGCGGTCTGGAACGCATTACGGTTTGGCCCAAGAGCGCTCGTCGCGCCGGATATACGCCTGTTTTCCCCATGCCGAAAAACTAG